One Natrinema halophilum genomic window carries:
- a CDS encoding PAS domain-containing protein produces MTSSPHADVDSETLTRIRQQEVVAELGQQALETDDLDQLMHEAAVAVAETLDNEYAKVLELLPDDDEVFLRQGIGWRDGLVGDATVPTDMDSQAGYTLRSEQPIIVDDLRTEERFSGPELLTSHDVMSGISVIIGPVENPWGVLGTHTSEGREFTKHDANFVQSVANVLAAAIGKTETKRQLRKRESELEETFDRITDAFIGLDRNWNITYINDHGAELLDPEGEGLIGENFWDPFEPALGTTFEEEYRKAMETQEPTSFEEYYPPLGIWFEVHAYPSKSGLSIYFRDITERKEREQKLIESEQRYRTLAENFPNGIVTMFDEDLRYTLAAGNAFDEFPVSAADAEGQQVRDVWPDHAAETLQPAFRAALEGEKQVVEVEYLDREWVVHVVPISDDHGTVFGGMTIAQDITERKEYEQALEESEAKFRLLAENLEEMVWLEDPETRAILYINPAYESIFRRDQEALLDDPQTFFEAVHPNDCQRVEESYDALPNETFDEEYRIVQPDGQIRWLNTRAYSVHHEDRNTRRIVGIAEDITERKERERALEESERRYRTLVENFPNGAVGLFDEDLTYTVAGGEFLEELGFSAEDVVGTTIYGRYPDELVDEIRPHFTAVFDGESNTFEIELDSRQLLAHTLPVRDADDEIYAGMLVIQDITERMEYRRMLEESNERLEQFAYAASHDLQEPLRMISSYLSLIESRYSDELDDDAEEFLEFAVDGADRMREMIDGLLEYSRVDTQGDPFEPIDLNEILDETRDNLQMKIEENDAEITAEQLPRVHADASQIQQVFQNLISNAIEYSGDEPPQIHIEAEQNRRKHLISVHDEGIGIDPDDQDRVFKVFQRLHSREEHSGTGIGLALCQRIVERHGGRIWVDSVPGEGTTFSFTLPPAQD; encoded by the coding sequence ATGACTTCGTCTCCTCACGCGGATGTAGACTCGGAAACGCTTACCCGCATCCGCCAGCAGGAAGTCGTTGCGGAACTCGGGCAGCAAGCGCTCGAGACTGATGACCTTGACCAGTTGATGCACGAAGCTGCAGTGGCCGTCGCTGAGACGCTCGATAACGAGTACGCGAAGGTTCTCGAGTTGCTCCCCGACGATGACGAGGTCTTTCTTCGACAGGGAATTGGGTGGCGTGATGGCCTCGTCGGGGACGCCACAGTGCCGACCGATATGGACTCGCAAGCGGGATACACGCTCCGGTCCGAGCAGCCGATCATCGTTGACGATCTCCGCACTGAGGAACGATTCTCCGGCCCTGAACTGCTCACCAGTCACGATGTCATGAGCGGAATCAGTGTCATAATCGGGCCGGTCGAAAATCCGTGGGGTGTCTTGGGAACGCATACGAGCGAGGGACGAGAGTTTACGAAACATGACGCAAACTTCGTCCAGAGCGTCGCAAACGTTCTCGCAGCAGCCATAGGGAAGACAGAAACGAAACGGCAACTCCGCAAGCGAGAGAGCGAACTCGAGGAGACGTTCGACCGAATCACAGATGCGTTCATCGGCCTCGACCGGAATTGGAATATTACGTATATCAACGATCATGGGGCGGAATTGCTCGATCCCGAAGGAGAGGGACTGATCGGCGAGAACTTCTGGGACCCGTTCGAGCCGGCGCTCGGAACGACCTTCGAGGAGGAGTATCGGAAGGCGATGGAAACCCAAGAGCCGACTTCGTTCGAGGAGTATTATCCACCGCTCGGAATTTGGTTCGAAGTCCACGCCTATCCCTCGAAGTCCGGTCTATCAATCTACTTCCGCGACATTACCGAGCGTAAAGAGCGAGAGCAGAAACTCATAGAGTCGGAACAGCGGTATCGTACGCTCGCCGAGAACTTCCCCAACGGAATCGTCACGATGTTCGACGAGGATCTTCGATACACCCTCGCGGCGGGTAACGCGTTCGACGAATTTCCCGTGTCAGCAGCAGATGCAGAAGGGCAACAAGTGCGAGACGTATGGCCCGATCACGCCGCTGAGACGCTCCAACCAGCATTCCGGGCTGCACTTGAAGGCGAGAAGCAGGTGGTCGAAGTCGAGTATCTCGATCGGGAGTGGGTCGTCCACGTGGTTCCGATCAGTGATGATCACGGAACTGTCTTCGGCGGAATGACCATCGCCCAAGACATCACTGAGCGGAAAGAGTACGAACAGGCTCTCGAGGAGAGTGAGGCGAAGTTCCGACTGCTCGCCGAGAATCTCGAGGAGATGGTCTGGTTAGAAGATCCCGAAACACGAGCCATCCTCTATATCAATCCCGCTTACGAGTCGATCTTCAGACGCGACCAGGAGGCGCTGCTCGACGATCCTCAGACGTTCTTCGAGGCAGTTCATCCGAACGACTGCCAGCGCGTTGAGGAGTCGTATGATGCCCTCCCGAACGAAACATTTGATGAGGAATATCGTATCGTTCAACCCGACGGTCAGATTAGATGGCTCAACACGCGGGCATACTCGGTTCATCACGAGGATCGAAATACACGTCGCATTGTCGGTATTGCAGAGGACATCACCGAGCGCAAGGAACGCGAACGGGCATTGGAGGAGTCCGAGCGCCGATACAGGACCCTCGTCGAGAACTTCCCGAACGGTGCGGTTGGCCTCTTTGACGAGGATCTCACGTACACTGTTGCAGGTGGGGAATTCCTCGAGGAGCTTGGATTCTCCGCAGAGGATGTTGTCGGCACAACGATCTACGGTCGCTATCCCGACGAACTTGTCGACGAAATCCGTCCACACTTCACCGCCGTCTTCGATGGCGAATCGAATACGTTCGAAATTGAACTCGATAGCCGTCAGCTATTGGCACATACGCTTCCCGTTCGAGACGCTGATGATGAGATCTACGCGGGAATGCTCGTTATTCAGGACATCACTGAACGCATGGAGTACCGTCGGATGCTCGAGGAGTCCAACGAGCGCCTCGAACAGTTCGCATACGCAGCCTCGCACGATCTACAGGAGCCGTTACGAATGATATCGAGTTATCTCTCGCTTATTGAGAGCCGGTATAGCGATGAACTCGATGACGATGCCGAAGAATTCCTCGAATTCGCTGTTGACGGTGCCGATCGGATGCGCGAGATGATCGATGGACTACTCGAGTACTCCCGCGTCGATACCCAAGGCGATCCGTTCGAGCCGATCGATCTGAACGAGATACTGGACGAAACACGGGATAATCTGCAAATGAAGATCGAGGAGAACGACGCCGAGATCACGGCGGAACAACTCCCTCGAGTACACGCTGACGCAAGCCAAATCCAGCAAGTGTTCCAGAACCTGATCTCGAACGCGATCGAATACAGCGGTGACGAGCCGCCACAGATCCATATTGAAGCGGAACAGAACAGGCGAAAGCACCTGATTTCGGTTCATGACGAGGGAATTGGAATCGATCCCGACGATCAAGACCGCGTCTTCAAGGTATTCCAACGGCTCCATAGTCGTGAGGAGCATTCCGGGACCGGAATCGGACTGGCGCTCTGTCAGCGGATCGTCGAACGTCACGGTGGCAGAATCTGGGTTGATTCGGTACCTGGTGAGGGAACGACGTTTTCGTTTACGCTCCCACCAGCACAGGACTGA
- a CDS encoding Fic family protein, with amino-acid sequence MPTRELPEAAPGHYRESHPHPYYIPNKLPLSTRIDVDDELTELIADASFQLGRIDGISPTVDFSPVLYTSLVRLEAVETAEIEGADVDVDEVYAHHTRTSGDETVDLSRDLQEVLNAERALQKGFNAIKQGEPITIDLLQSLHELLLENVRNEGEVVGEWRTTDVHLPSPSASQPPFVPPPHQSVPELMDSLETYIQMGGHYHPLVDLAITHYQFETVHPEDGNGRLGRILIVLQLCADGYLSEPYLYPSAYFNRNKQEYVEKMRAVSETGDWRDWLTFFIEGIEVQARDSYERTQRLLDLRRDYEQRYPQEKTSHRLARGVFDMPYFTATDVQAEFDVSRQTAYNVIEELVSDGILVETTGKQRNREYKAIDIFDILERRPDH; translated from the coding sequence ATGCCGACTCGAGAACTTCCGGAAGCGGCACCCGGACACTATCGCGAGTCTCATCCTCATCCATACTACATTCCGAACAAGCTCCCTCTCTCGACACGGATCGATGTCGACGACGAACTCACGGAGCTTATCGCCGATGCGTCATTTCAGCTCGGCCGAATAGATGGTATCAGTCCTACCGTCGATTTCTCACCGGTTCTCTATACATCCCTCGTTCGGCTCGAGGCTGTCGAGACAGCCGAAATAGAAGGGGCCGATGTCGACGTGGACGAGGTATACGCCCATCACACGCGGACCAGCGGAGACGAGACCGTCGATCTGAGTCGGGACTTGCAGGAGGTACTGAATGCCGAGCGCGCCCTTCAAAAGGGATTCAACGCGATCAAACAGGGCGAGCCGATAACGATCGACCTCCTCCAGTCGCTTCACGAATTGCTCCTCGAAAACGTTCGAAACGAAGGTGAGGTCGTGGGAGAATGGCGGACGACTGATGTCCACCTCCCCTCTCCGTCCGCCAGTCAACCTCCGTTCGTTCCGCCACCGCATCAATCGGTTCCCGAGCTTATGGACTCTCTGGAGACGTATATCCAGATGGGCGGCCACTATCATCCGCTCGTCGATCTCGCGATTACGCATTATCAGTTCGAGACGGTTCATCCCGAGGACGGGAATGGCCGACTTGGCCGCATTCTCATCGTCTTACAGCTCTGCGCCGACGGATATCTGAGCGAGCCGTATCTCTATCCGAGCGCCTACTTCAACCGCAACAAGCAGGAATACGTCGAGAAGATGCGCGCTGTAAGCGAAACCGGGGACTGGCGCGACTGGCTCACGTTCTTCATCGAAGGGATCGAAGTACAGGCGCGGGACTCGTACGAGCGGACACAGCGACTGCTGGACCTCCGGCGCGACTACGAGCAACGGTATCCACAGGAGAAAACGAGTCATCGCCTTGCGCGGGGCGTCTTCGACATGCCGTACTTCACTGCGACCGATGTCCAAGCGGAGTTCGATGTTAGTCGACAAACCGCGTATAACGTCATCGAGGAGTTAGTTTCTGACGGTATTCTCGTCGAGACGACTGGCAAACAACGGAACCGAGAGTACAAAGCGATCGATATCTTCGACATCCTCGAGAGAAGACCGGACCACTAA
- a CDS encoding tyrosine-type recombinase/integrase, translated as MAHSVVDTDAGTMLRVWHGKGDKFREMPALRDLTTTIRTVDDVRDAPTSSSLVEITSTRSLRRWIRSAADQLYDETGDAGWEHLGFHDLRRTWATALASVDVDPLLVCDWVGWNDLEPFLEHYRGSYSPEAQQRERSKVNWL; from the coding sequence ATTGCCCACTCCGTCGTCGATACTGACGCCGGGACGATGCTGCGCGTGTGGCACGGGAAAGGCGACAAGTTCCGCGAGATGCCAGCCCTGCGAGATCTCACGACGACCATCCGGACGGTCGACGACGTCCGCGACGCACCGACCAGCTCGTCGCTTGTCGAGATCACAAGTACCCGATCACTCCGACGGTGGATTCGATCGGCTGCTGATCAACTGTACGACGAGACGGGAGATGCCGGCTGGGAACACCTCGGCTTCCACGATCTCCGACGGACCTGGGCGACCGCGCTCGCCTCAGTTGACGTCGATCCGCTCTTGGTGTGTGACTGGGTCGGGTGGAACGATCTCGAGCCCTTCTTGGAGCACTATCGGGGGAGCTACAGCCCTGAGGCGCAGCAACGTGAGCGCAGTAAAGTCAACTGGCTGTAG